CTTTTAACGTATTTTtccaaatgtaacggtcgcgccaagtgaaattcttgcgcgcggtttacgttttactcgtgtgtgatatattatccataatatcgggagtgccgaataaagtatcgtgtgcagttcgagaatagcaggatgatgtcagtagaaagcggcatccatggatcgagcgactcggtattaaatatactattttttcaagtgatacatttctttacctgcttttgtgtttgagtttaggaataatatttatcaaattttcagaatcaaaaccggaaaaaaaatgtagcagtagcagcagcagcatcagcaacaggagcagcgacagcaatcggtgagtgaatttttatgaaatctattaattgaatttatatcatgtatatgtggtattgcacatttatagaacacgattatgcacatttgcataaaactgatttaaaatatgaatgcatataattgtaaaatttacgggtatggcatgaaacagaaccaaataaacgtggacatagcatagaagagacccaaaaagttaTGCACATTatctacgggattcatagatatttgactacatatatagttcaatgtgcacattttgtgcacataaaCGCGGTGACCGCTTTCAGGTTCCTCTCAGTTCCTCTCTGATATAAGCATATATGAGATGGCACGAAATTAAATTCGGAATAACAAATGAGCGATTCGTTATTTCGAGAATTTCCAGTCTCTGATTTAAACGATTTTTATCTCTGGTTGTTCGTTTGCGTTCGAAAatcgatataaattatagatacGGTGGCAACCGACTACGTTCTAGAATCCTGCGATCTGCACTTCGGACCCCGCGATATAAGTAAATCATACAAATTAAATCTACCATCGTCGACACGCATGTGccgcaatatttaaaatgtacgtGGCTTCGAAACGCGCGCACGAGCCACTCGTTTGCATCGGTTCGCATATTTTCTgtcgtaaatataatatttatgcagGCGATATTCATCGCCGCatttaattaagcatttaGTGAAGCAATATCGGTCAACCGGGTATGTGTGTGAGAATGCCGATTGAATTCTACGTCTTCTGACGCGGAGTGTTCTCAACCTCGAAGTGACACATTCTTAACCTCAAAAATGGCGCGAATACAGCTTTCTGCGATTTAATAAGGAATTTCTTACTCTCGCGTCTGACTAATCTGGTGACGTCATAAAAAACGAAACTGGCCCGCACGGTGCATCTCGCGCGTCGTTCGTGCGGACTGAAATTTATGTTCCGCCAGCTATGGAGAATCAGGTCCACTCGGAGTTAACTATGAAGAAGGAGCGAGAGGATGAGGATGAGATAAAGGAGGAGGAAGGTCGGTGCTCCGCCGAAAGCGAGAAGAGCGTCACCCCTGACGGGTCGGCGATCGGGATACGGCCGAAGCCTCTGATTTGCAAGCCGGAGAACGTCAATTGCAAGTCCGAGCCGATCGAGACGAAATGGGCACCAGGACACTGGGCGCCAGGAGCGTGGCAAGACGCGACCAGGACCAGCGCGTTCCAACCGTACAAGGTACACCTTCCGCAGCCTCCCCCCTGAACTCCGCGGGACGCCGTCGCTACCGACCTCAGGACTCGGGGGATTCGTCTGTCGCGAATTAATCGCGGAATCCACCGTCGATGCTCTTGTCCGTAGGTCATAGAAGCGCTTTGTATTTTATAGCTGAATATAAGATCTATTTTGTCTATTTGTAGCCACCCACCCTACTCACGAATCTGCAAAGGGGTAATACTCAGACGCAGATACACCAGCTCTATGTCGGCAACGATATCACGTTTCACACCTTAGCAGGTCAAGGGGAACTTACGTCAGATCAAATACATTCAAGTAAATTGCATGTTATATaccttattttctttcttattgaCGTACATACAAATATTGTTGTAGAAGAACTCATCTTTATGTTGCGCACAGATTCAGTAGATATGACCGATGAAAAGGGCCTAACAGGATTGATGTGGGCAAGTGCTTATGGACAATTAGGTAGTGCCAGACAATTGCTCAAAAGAGGAGCCAATATAAATCGTTGTGGACCAAAACAACAGACCAGTCTGCATTTAGCGGCCGCCTACGGTCATCACGATGTCGTCAAATTGTTGTTAAGTCACGGTGCTGATCCTAATGCATGTGATGAGGTATGCATATACTTATccaaataaaaacttaacatCTAACATTGTATAATGACATTTCTGTTGTAGGACGGTAATACTCCGTTAATATATGGAGCATATTGTGATCATCCACACGTGTGCTATGAATTGTTAACAAAGGGTGCGGATGTAACGTTTACTAATGCCTCAAATACAAGTGCTTATAAAGCGGCAATCATGAATAATTCAATGAATGGTAGGCGTTTTCTCttcagaattatataaaatatatttataaaatagttaatttgatttttattaatttgcagCTAAAGCGGTTATTGAAAATCATTTGATACCACAAATTATAAGCAATATATCAATGGATGAATTATAGCGATACTTGTAcattaaactataataatttgtatatatatatatatatatatatatatatatatatattctataaattatatatatatatatttctataaattataaatattaggaAGTAGTTGTATATTCTCACCATTTACTgcaagagaaaaatttaacaaaattctaaTAAGATGGCAATTCATAGTGTAAATACTTCTCGAGACGAGGTACATGAATTTACGAATggataacaaaatttgatatatatatatttggtaATAATACAATCCTCTGCAGGAGTTATTgcaatactaaaatatatgtattgagtagaaagtaaatatatgataaattgGTGTGTATGAATCATAACCAAGTTTTATCCaattaaaatagatctttttttttttacaaatatgtatataagtatTCGGCACCGGACAGCTATTAAAgagcatattaaatttatacatgtacataaatGTAGTAAACGACATATATCAATGTTCAATGTAAGGAATGGCTATATggcaataaaacaaaaattcaaatagcAGTCAATCCTGCTTGTTGATCATAACATTATGCCTTCTCACTGAACTGTgcctatttttatatttcttatatgtgtaaatattttatctattatctATAATGTCTTATACAACTTCATAATTATCAGTGAAGAACACAGTTTCTACAGAATACTTAACTGGGCTCTCATCTTCTACGAGCAAAACTTCGCTAAtctggaaaataaaaataattattttacattgtataataTAGTTTATGTGCAACATGCAGAAATCCATGTGATTTTATACCTTAATTTTGGCATACGACGTTTTAGACGTAAACGAAATGTGAAGTGGGAAAAAATCTGCAGGTGTAGAGGACGGAGCTGAAAATTCCATAGAGCCTGATTTCGTTGAAGCATCGATCACTGGCAGAGACCAAACTAACGTATTTCGTCGTGCCTCGTGCGTATACTGTCCGTCGCATTCACTGACGATAGGATTGCATCCAATAGGTAGGGGAATATTAATTTGGACATCGTTCAACTCTAGATCAGCTTGCTCCAATTCGTATTCAATATTCACGTCGCAACCGCCTTCTCCGTTTTCAGAAGGCCAACAGTTTACTGTtaggaataaataattaaatgtatatacccATAAAAAcagactaaaaaaaaagtaaaaatcaaGTAAAATCGTATGCAAAGTTATTGTTGTTGCCTTACTTGAAATTGGTAATGCCGTTTCATCTTGGGCTTGAAAACGCCATTTCAGCACACCAACATCAGTGTTCAAGGGAAATGGTTTCGTAGGTACTTTCAGACCTATCTGCCCATGCGCTCTGAACAATTCTTTATCCACGTTTGGATGAGTTTGTAACTGTATTCCTCTCGTGTCGCTGTTTTCGACTTGCACGCGAATGCGTCCCCATTTCTCGTCGGAGATGTGTAAAGTTACCAAACCATGCAATTCGAAGTTTTGTAAACCTCCATCTCGGCCAACGCGTATATTTAGTCGCTCTTCTTGTCTCAAATGAACCCTTTTGATAGAAATGCATTTGAGTGTGTCTGTTcgcgaataattttaaaacttctaCATATCGTCAATATAACAACATACAATTCTGTGTTAATTATCTGAGGAGTGatttgcgttaattttgtCCCAGGAGCAGCGAGAGGTCCTGATACGACATTCTCTCCTTCCTCCTTTAATTGATCGACAAACGAGTCTACATCGCGAGACTTGCCACCCAATTTCATTGCACCTGGTCCAGCATTTGTTGGTTtcctgataaaaatattgtttatagtaaaagcatataataaaataccaCAAATACAATTgcaattaagattaaaaactcATCATACTGCTTGGGTTTGTAAGAAGGTTTAACTGGTTCAGGCATAAAGCAAGCTGTGTCACCAACAGCCGGAATAGATGGGGGAATGCTACCGCTTCCATATCCTCCACCAAATCCAGGACTTTTAACTCCACCCTTCTTGTTAGCTTCCATCATTCTCTGCCTCTGCAATTCCTTGGCCTTCTCACGCATTTTATTCTTAGCTTCCCGCTCCTGTGTCATTCGCACTGCTTGATAGACCTTCTCCTCATGTGAATCCATCTCTACAAAGGTTCTGATTTGTGCTAAATTGACATTCTCTCTATATCCTAGCGCAACTATCTCGTCAAATGCAAATATCAAATTGAATGCATTTTCAGCTATTTCAACTTCATCCATTGAGCTGCAATATTCTGGAATCTGTAGGATACAAATGTCACTGTGTATAAACCTAacttatatacaatatattttgacaAGTATTCACGAGGATCGATATATGTACTTACTACTCTTGCAAAGAGCTTCAATGTCGCCAAGTCTTCCAAAATATTGCTGGCCTTAGTCGTGATAAGCAGCATGTATACTTTCTCAAGGGGTTGATAAACGTACCTAACAGATTCCGTTTCCACGAATGTATGTTGTTTACCTGGGCTCATTAGTTTTGGAAATGCAGCAAGTAGGCCTTCTATTCTCGCCTTCGTCATTTCAACGAACTGCCGGGAGATCATGGCtagaaaaataatgcaaacCACAATGATGAAGCGGTAgtagcaaataataattttcaagttgTTCCATTCTATATTCGGTAAAGAGGTTTGAGAAAGCAGAAAATTACGCGACTTTCTCTTACAACCGACTGACCGACCGATGCCCGTGGTCTCTTATTAATACGGATTACAGATACGTGGTAAGAGATATCATGTGATTGTATCAACGCAGCCGGGCGACAGGTATCGAAGATACGAGACACGCATACGCGACGCGTGTACACGACGTAACACACAAGGACATCTCTGCGAACTCACTTTTCCCGGCTTTGGTGCATACCGCGGCGGCGATGAGTAcctggaaaagaaaaagagagcgaTGTTGCATACATTCGGTCGAAGACAGTTGCGGAATTAAATGCCTCGGCGGTCGCACACTGCTAAATGGATGACATCTGCGGACGATGTCACACGGGCAGCAGCTTCGCCGCTTCGGGACTTCCCGTTTCGGGGGGACGAGATTTTGACGGCGCGGGAGACGATCACTTACCATCTTGGCGAGCGATTCCGCAACAGGCTCCCTGTACGCCGTGcagatttagatttttaatctaAACGTGCTCCCTGTCGTACAAGCCGATCCGCTATCCACATCACAGTTCACACATATACAAATACACAGAGAAGGCGAACAGAGGGCGCGCTGTGCTGACGTGTGCCATGATGAAAGACGTGAAAAACGTTTCGCCATGAATTACGATAGTTGTGTAGTCGCTCTCGAAAATCACCGACCGGCACTCGTAGATCACGTGGGCGATGACGCGATCTTGTCAAACGTCATCCAATCACATCGCCGGAAGATACGGTATATTTGTAGTTTGTGCATTGTCCAGAAACAAATACCTTGTTagtaataaaaagagaaaaaaaaggaagaatgaCATACAAAGCGTGAAAATCCTcgatattactttaattaatacgaAATTATTAGTGAGctgttttatcaattttaaattttattttaaaataattaactgcatttgtttttgtattgcgtttacttacaaataattgataaaaaatgcattatattAGGAAAGTTGTGATATAAAAGcgctaaattataaattgttaaaattttaatcgagtgcgcgaaatctaaaaaaatctgCAATATCTGTAAAACTTGACTTGATTTCGAAAGTACACGGTAGAGGACACCACCGAACAAAATAGATGCGGTTTCTGGAAGAAGCGGATAATCCTTTCCCATCTTCACATCGGTGAAAGGATTATGCTATTCGtgtaaagattattaaaaggCAAACGATACATGTAATTATACGTTCTAAGTCTGAcagatattaaattgatcagCTGTACTTCTTGTGaatctcttaattttaatattgcacgATTAGTTGAAAACttcatcaattttatatacagttCAATTTACGGAATCGGTTAGTTTACAAGTTTCtgaaaaacttatataatataaattcttgtactatattttacacaagtgacaaagaaatatttaagaaaatggtGGCAATTTTGAAAAGTAGTGTTTTTGTTCACCGCAAGACAATTATTGTAACGGGCAATTTGACTCATtgagaaaaaagattaaaatttagaaatattgtgacatttttatttatttattggttataaacaaatttgataactgtacttttttaaaagatttatacttcggtaaattaaatacataataaatatttagttacatttttccgattttttttcttaaaattatcaacatatcatgataatttaaaaacaagaaaCATAGATTTTGTAACTGTTTTCAAATGtcgactaatttttttatgcaaaacattttccagacagcacataatatttataaaagatttgcaaaatatttataataattcgaatattttacaaatacttaccaaaatatttcataaatatttgattagaCTGcgcaaatcataaagatttatcatgaaaatatttataatatatgaataaagatttttatcataattaattatgaataaatatcaaatacaataaatatcagaaatatttatcataaatattcatgtGCTGTTTGAGTCAATTGCGCGCCTCGAGCTAATGGCCGCGCAATCAAATGACGTACGTACATTTCTTGAGGCGCCAACTTCAGGCGGTTCGCGACACAGTGTCCCCTCGAACTTCCGAACTCCGAACGTCTCTGCGAACCTGGCGAGAGAGAATCGGTCGTCGCGACGCGTGGATCCAATCGCGCGCGGTAAATCCATCGTCGATTCGTTGCGCCGACGACGAGTAATCGACGGCGATGAGGGGGACGCCGAAGATGCCCCGTCGGACACGAAACGGCCTCGTCGTTAGGTACACCGTCAATTTAATGGCGATCGTTGTCGCGCGAGTCCAGCGCCCGTGCGTTCGCTGGCGTGCGTCGATCGCTTCGCTTCGCGTCCCGATGTCGTCGCCGCGTTTCAACGGTTGGTTGTCAACACGGAAGACGAACGGTGCGCGTATCGCTGTTATTGCAGCCGTGTATTTTCGTTACTCTTCTTAGTCCTTCCTGTGAGCCTTAACCATAAGGATTTGTCTATTACCTGCCAGCACGGACCGATTCGCGCCAATTTGCGCCCTCGGGCGGCCGCGCGATCAAGCGACGATCGAGTATGGTAAGAAGACGTTGATCTGCTTCCTCTTTGCTCCTCTCGGATGATGATCGGCCGCCGAGTTGGGAATCGATCCGTTCGGGGGAGCGGATCCGCGTGGAATTAATTAGCGTTAGATGGAGCGACGTTAACGAGGTTAACGATGCGCCGCCTCGTTGAAAAGTTTGATTCTCACGAGCCTCCACGGGGCTGGCGAtcgttgtaatt
This genomic stretch from Monomorium pharaonis isolate MP-MQ-018 chromosome 4, ASM1337386v2, whole genome shotgun sequence harbors:
- the LOC105829999 gene encoding DNA-binding protein RFXANK, which translates into the protein MENQVHSELTMKKEREDEDEIKEEEGRCSAESEKSVTPDGSAIGIRPKPLICKPENVNCKSEPIETKWAPGHWAPGAWQDATRTSAFQPYKPPTLLTNLQRGNTQTQIHQLYVGNDITFHTLAGQGELTSDQIHSNSVDMTDEKGLTGLMWASAYGQLGSARQLLKRGANINRCGPKQQTSLHLAAAYGHHDVVKLLLSHGADPNACDEDGNTPLIYGAYCDHPHVCYELLTKGADVTFTNASNTSAYKAAIMNNSMNAKAVIENHLIPQIISNISMDEL
- the LOC105828260 gene encoding coatomer subunit delta, with the protein product MVLIAAAVCTKAGKTMISRQFVEMTKARIEGLLAAFPKLMSPGKQHTFVETESVRYVYQPLEKVYMLLITTKASNILEDLATLKLFARVIPEYCSSMDEVEIAENAFNLIFAFDEIVALGYRENVNLAQIRTFVEMDSHEEKVYQAVRMTQEREAKNKMREKAKELQRQRMMEANKKGGVKSPGFGGGYGSGSIPPSIPAVGDTACFMPEPVKPSYKPKQKPTNAGPGAMKLGGKSRDVDSFVDQLKEEGENVVSGPLAAPGTKLTQITPQIINTELVHLRQEERLNIRVGRDGGLQNFELHGLVTLHISDEKWGRIRVQVENSDTRGIQLQTHPNVDKELFRAHGQIGLKVPTKPFPLNTDVGVLKWRFQAQDETALPISINCWPSENGEGGCDVNIEYELEQADLELNDVQINIPLPIGCNPIVSECDGQYTHEARRNTLVWSLPVIDASTKSGSMEFSAPSSTPADFFPLHISFTSKTSYAKIKISEVLLVEDESPVKYSVETVFFTDNYEVV